A stretch of the Actinomycetota bacterium genome encodes the following:
- a CDS encoding metalloregulator ArsR/SmtB family transcription factor translates to MRLIQTIDTTCCPPVLSAPLDQAEAERLAAALRVLAEPARLRLLSIIGACAEGEACVCDLTEPLGLSQPTVSHHLKVLADAGLVEREQRGRWAYFRVNDEPLELLRGALASPGAAT, encoded by the coding sequence GTGAGGCTCATCCAGACGATCGACACCACGTGCTGCCCGCCGGTGCTCTCGGCACCGCTCGACCAGGCGGAGGCCGAGCGCCTCGCCGCGGCCCTCCGGGTGCTCGCGGAGCCGGCCCGACTACGCCTGCTGAGCATCATCGGCGCATGCGCTGAAGGGGAAGCGTGCGTCTGCGACCTGACCGAGCCGCTCGGCCTGTCACAACCGACCGTGAGCCACCACCTCAAGGTGCTCGCCGATGCAGGACTCGTCGAGCGCGAACAGCGCGGCCGGTGGGCCTACTTCCGTGTGAACGACGAGCCCCTCGAACTGCTCCGAGGCGCGCTCGCCTCACCGGGTGCCGCGACCTGA
- a CDS encoding helix-turn-helix domain-containing protein, whose amino-acid sequence MNVEVFSERAVIHAALADPHRLAIVDQLTWSDRSPSSLASAIGLGSNLLAHHLAILERAGVVERTTSAGDGRRRYVRLVSDAIASLADPAAHLVARHVLFVCTANSARSQLAAAVWNARHEVPASSAGTHPAPAVRPGAVRAAARAGLDLRAARTRSIEDVSEHPDLVITVCDVAHEELHPLPDEATILHWSIADPATSIASNAYDVALRAVTARIDTLAPNVRPCRRARSTHP is encoded by the coding sequence ATGAATGTTGAGGTATTTTCGGAACGCGCAGTGATCCATGCTGCGCTCGCCGACCCACACCGGCTCGCGATCGTCGACCAGTTGACATGGTCGGACCGGTCGCCGTCCTCGCTCGCCTCCGCGATCGGCCTCGGGTCGAACCTGTTGGCACATCACCTGGCGATCCTCGAACGGGCCGGTGTCGTGGAGCGGACGACCTCGGCAGGTGACGGCCGGCGCCGATACGTCCGGCTCGTGTCCGACGCGATCGCATCGCTCGCCGACCCGGCTGCACACCTCGTTGCCCGCCACGTGCTCTTCGTCTGCACCGCCAACTCCGCGCGCTCGCAGCTCGCTGCGGCGGTGTGGAACGCCCGGCACGAGGTGCCGGCCTCGAGCGCCGGCACACATCCCGCGCCGGCGGTGAGGCCCGGGGCGGTTCGTGCGGCCGCGCGGGCGGGTCTCGATCTGCGGGCCGCCCGTACCCGCTCCATCGAGGACGTCAGCGAGCACCCCGACCTCGTGATCACGGTCTGCGACGTCGCGCACGAGGAGCTGCATCCACTGCCGGATGAGGCGACGATCCTGCATTGGTCGATCGCCGATCCCGCCACGTCGATCGCGTCCAACGCGTACGACGTCGCACTGCGTGCGGTGACCGCCCGAATCGACACCCTCGCTCCGAACGTCCGTCCCTGCCGTCGAGCAAGGAGCACCCACCCATGA
- a CDS encoding arsenate reductase ArsC — protein sequence MSLVNPLSAAPVEMRPLIRASAERLRTDFAGVFGGETIQRFMAESWESLQGAKVAAFVPLFVERFTRQRLRALARVEGKSRDTRPMVVFLCVQNAGRSQMAAGWLQHLAGDQVEVFSGGSDPASEVNPAAIEAMAEVGIDISSEFPKPWTDEVVQAANVVVTMGCGDSCPIFPGTRSMDWEVGDPAGLPLEQVRPIRDEIGDRVRGIMAELGIESPASP from the coding sequence ATGAGCCTCGTGAACCCGCTGAGCGCCGCCCCGGTCGAGATGCGACCCCTGATCCGTGCGAGCGCCGAGCGCTTGCGCACGGACTTCGCCGGCGTCTTCGGCGGGGAGACGATCCAACGCTTCATGGCCGAGTCGTGGGAGTCGCTGCAGGGCGCGAAGGTCGCTGCATTCGTGCCGCTGTTCGTCGAGCGTTTCACTCGTCAGCGACTGCGCGCGCTCGCGCGGGTCGAGGGCAAGAGCAGGGATACGAGGCCCATGGTCGTGTTCCTCTGCGTGCAGAACGCCGGTCGCTCGCAGATGGCGGCCGGATGGCTCCAGCACCTGGCCGGCGATCAGGTCGAGGTCTTCTCCGGCGGATCCGACCCGGCGAGCGAGGTGAATCCAGCGGCGATCGAGGCGATGGCCGAGGTCGGCATCGACATCTCGAGCGAGTTCCCGAAGCCCTGGACCGATGAGGTCGTGCAGGCCGCGAACGTCGTCGTGACGATGGGGTGCGGCGACTCGTGCCCGATCTTTCCCGGTACCCGCTCCATGGATTGGGAGGTCGGCGACCCGGCGGGCCTCCCGCTCGAGCAGGTGCGGCCGATCCGCGACGAGATCGGCGACCGGGTGCGCGGCATCATGGCCGAGCTCGGCATCGAGTCTCCCGCCTCGCCCTGA
- a CDS encoding YciI family protein, with protein MKYMLLIHQADAPTPRSPEAWATLSEAEQQAVYSDYQAVNETPGVTPGMQLDDPATATTVRVQDGKTLTTDGPFVEIKESIGGYLLFEADDLDAAIDLASRVPAARLGGAVEVRPIVEW; from the coding sequence ATGAAGTACATGCTGCTGATCCACCAAGCCGATGCGCCGACGCCGCGCTCGCCAGAGGCATGGGCGACACTCTCGGAAGCCGAGCAGCAGGCGGTCTACTCGGACTATCAGGCGGTCAACGAGACCCCCGGCGTGACGCCGGGCATGCAGCTCGACGATCCGGCCACCGCGACGACCGTGCGGGTGCAGGACGGGAAGACCCTCACGACCGACGGTCCGTTCGTTGAGATCAAGGAGTCGATCGGCGGCTACCTGCTGTTCGAGGCCGACGACCTCGACGCCGCGATCGATCTGGCGTCGCGCGTGCCGGCTGCGCGACTGGGCGGCGCGGTCGAGGTCCGTCCGATCGTCGAGTGGTAG
- a CDS encoding DUF6596 domain-containing protein, producing MVDEPPLEQVFRQRWGYVLASLIGFLGDVDLAEEAAQDAFAVATERWPRDGVPTNPGTRLVSTARNRAIDRIRRERTFAAKAQLLAAEPHEEPMAPTTFPDERLELIFMCCHPALSVESQVALTLRTLGGLTTDEIARAFVVPEPTMSQRLTRAKRKIAAAAIPFRVPPDHLLPDRLVAVLAVVYLVFNEGYSASPTRGDLADEAIRLGRALAELMPDESEVHGLLALMLLLDARRDARFDDGEIVLLADQDRSLWDATQIAQGRAALDRALAMHGHGPYVVQAAIASLHADESRDWAEIAALYHELSRLTDSPVVELSRAVAVAETEGTDAGLAIVDGLSLDNYRYMHSTRAELLRRLGRTTEARAALERAREMTHDEPERRLLDRKLAELGSD from the coding sequence GTGGTAGACGAACCGCCGCTCGAGCAGGTCTTCCGCCAGCGCTGGGGCTACGTGCTCGCGTCCCTGATCGGCTTCCTCGGCGACGTGGATCTCGCCGAGGAAGCCGCCCAGGACGCCTTCGCCGTCGCCACGGAGCGCTGGCCTCGCGACGGAGTGCCGACGAACCCGGGCACTCGGCTCGTGAGCACCGCACGGAACCGGGCGATCGATCGCATCCGACGGGAGCGCACGTTCGCCGCGAAGGCGCAGCTGCTCGCCGCGGAGCCGCACGAGGAACCGATGGCACCCACGACGTTTCCCGACGAGCGGCTCGAGCTGATCTTCATGTGCTGCCATCCGGCGCTGTCGGTCGAGTCGCAGGTCGCGCTCACCTTGCGAACCCTCGGCGGCCTGACCACCGACGAGATCGCCCGCGCGTTCGTGGTGCCGGAACCGACGATGAGCCAGCGTCTCACGCGCGCGAAACGGAAGATCGCCGCGGCGGCGATCCCGTTCCGGGTGCCACCCGACCACCTGCTGCCCGACCGCCTCGTCGCGGTGCTCGCGGTCGTGTATCTGGTCTTCAACGAGGGGTACTCGGCCTCGCCCACCCGCGGCGATCTCGCCGACGAAGCGATCCGGCTCGGTCGAGCGCTGGCCGAGCTGATGCCCGACGAGTCGGAGGTGCACGGTCTGCTGGCGTTGATGCTGCTCCTCGACGCTCGCCGCGACGCTCGGTTCGACGACGGCGAGATCGTGCTCCTGGCCGACCAGGACCGCTCCCTCTGGGACGCCACGCAGATCGCCCAGGGCCGGGCCGCGCTCGACCGAGCACTCGCGATGCACGGCCACGGACCGTATGTCGTGCAGGCGGCGATCGCGTCGCTACACGCCGACGAGTCCCGCGACTGGGCCGAGATCGCCGCCCTGTACCACGAGCTCTCCCGGCTCACCGACTCGCCGGTCGTCGAGCTGAGCCGAGCCGTCGCGGTCGCCGAGACCGAGGGCACGGACGCAGGTCTCGCGATCGTCGACGGACTGAGCCTCGACAACTACCGGTACATGCACAGCACCAGAGCCGAGCTACTCCGACGGCTCGGGCGCACCACGGAGGCTCGCGCCGCTCTCGAGAGAGCGCGGGAGATGACCCACGACGAACCCGAGCGGCGGCTGCTCGATCGCAAGCTGGCGGAGCTCGGCTCGGACTGA
- a CDS encoding nitroreductase family deazaflavin-dependent oxidoreductase yields the protein MPLPRSVARFNRTVTNHVTRPMARHLPGFGVVVHVGRKSGRQYRTPVNVFTRAGGWRFALTYGEADWVRNVLEAGGGRLESRGRVARFANPVLVEDASLRHFPFAVRWILRRIDVDQVLVVDEA from the coding sequence ATGCCGCTGCCGAGATCGGTCGCGAGGTTCAATCGAACGGTCACCAACCACGTGACGCGACCGATGGCCCGCCATCTGCCTGGGTTCGGGGTCGTTGTCCACGTCGGCCGGAAGTCAGGGCGGCAGTACCGCACGCCCGTCAACGTGTTCACTCGGGCCGGCGGGTGGAGGTTCGCGCTCACCTACGGGGAAGCCGACTGGGTGCGTAACGTGCTCGAGGCGGGCGGTGGGCGGCTCGAGTCGCGCGGCCGGGTCGCTCGATTCGCGAATCCCGTGCTCGTCGAGGATGCGAGCTTGCGCCACTTCCCGTTCGCGGTGCGGTGGATCCTGCGTCGGATCGATGTGGACCAGGTGCTCGTCGTGGACGAGGCTTGA